From the Palaemon carinicauda isolate YSFRI2023 chromosome 42, ASM3689809v2, whole genome shotgun sequence genome, one window contains:
- the LOC137633241 gene encoding uncharacterized protein: protein MENLRTGSENQEGCDAEQPLDLTTSDIRSQSRKDKRELPGTGPRSSEAHSSQAQESINHEPQIISVRPKTAAVRSSRAEKPRKSRGPPGRPEGWVPPEQPFCQTMEGPAPGAVAITPLTEDIRDAHCFSSFHSATGGPFENMSCIHVPATKEWQRRVSCGLRTQMMWNFAGALIPYRKIRLNSHCENLQALARISKMIEKTTFETANSWDEYHDTLWARAADLERFLRERSIGERTPSPCRHRLPLHHDPDN from the exons ATGGAGAACCTTAGGACTGGCAGTGAGAACCAAGAAGGTTGTGACGCTGAACAACCTCTCGACTTAACAACCTCAGACATCAGGTCACAGTCTCGGAAGGATAAACGCGAGCTTCCAGGCACAGGGCCTCGCTCTTCAGAAGCCCACAGCTCACAGGCGCAAGAGTCAATCAACCACGAACCTCAAATTATATCAGTAAGACCCAAGACAGCTGCAGTCCGTTCTTCAAGAGCTGAGAAGCCTCGCAAATCACGCGGACCTCCAGGAAGACCAGAAGGCTGGGTACCACCAGAGCAACCTTTTTGTCAAACCATGGAGGGTCCTGCTCCGGGCGCAGTGGCAATTACTCCACTAACCGAAGACATTCGTGATGCCCATTGCTTTTCTTCATTTCATAGCGCT ACTGGTGGGCCATTCGAAAACATGTCTTGTATCCACGTACCAGCAACCAAAGAATGGCAGAGACGGGTCTCTTGCGGACTACGAACGCAGATGATGTGGAACTT TGCAGGGGCACTGATACCATAtcgaaaaatacgtctaaatagcCACTGTGAGAATTTGCAAGCTCTGGCGAGGATTTCTAAAATGATAGAGAAGACTACATTCGAAACAGCCAATTCCTGG gaTGAATATCACGATACGTTGTGGGCCAGAGCGGCTGACCTGGAGAGATTTCTCCGCGAGAGATCAATTGGAGAACGGACTCCCAGTCCGTGTAGACATCGACTGCCTTTACATCACGATCCAGACAATTAG